One window from the genome of Roseomonas haemaphysalidis encodes:
- the pth gene encoding aminoacyl-tRNA hydrolase, which produces MLLWVGLGNPEPGQARHRHNIGFMALDAIARRHGFTPWRQRFKGLVAEGTVGGVKVLALKPQTYMNLSGESVQPAAGFHKIPPEGITAFHDELDLAPGRIRIKRGGGAAGHNGLRDMDRRLGTPEYWRVRLGIGHPGHKDKVTGHVLGNFAKVDTWLEPMLDAVADAAPLLAKGEREAFMTRVALLTQES; this is translated from the coding sequence GTGCTGCTCTGGGTCGGTCTCGGCAATCCGGAGCCGGGCCAGGCGCGGCACCGGCACAACATCGGCTTCATGGCGCTCGACGCCATCGCGCGCCGCCACGGCTTCACGCCGTGGCGGCAACGTTTCAAGGGCCTGGTGGCCGAGGGCACCGTCGGCGGCGTGAAGGTGCTGGCGCTGAAGCCGCAGACCTACATGAACCTGTCCGGCGAATCGGTGCAGCCGGCCGCCGGCTTCCACAAGATCCCGCCCGAGGGCATCACCGCCTTCCATGACGAGCTGGACCTCGCGCCCGGCCGCATCCGCATCAAGCGCGGCGGCGGTGCCGCCGGCCACAACGGGCTGCGCGACATGGACCGCCGGCTCGGCACGCCGGAATACTGGCGCGTGCGGCTCGGCATCGGCCACCCCGGCCACAAGGACAAGGTGACCGGCCACGTGCTGGGCAACTTCGCCAAGGTGGACACCTGGCTGGAGCCCATGCTGGATGCGGTGGCCGATGCGGCGCCGCTGCTGGCCAAGGGCGAGCGGGAAGCCTTCATGACCCGCGTCGCGCTGCTGACACAGGAGAGCTGA
- the ychF gene encoding redox-regulated ATPase YchF: MGFNCGIVGLPNVGKSTLFNALTQTAAAQAANYPFCTIEPNVGRVAVPDPRLEMLTKIGKSQKTVPTSLEFVDIAGLVRGASKGEGLGNQFLANIRETDAIVHVLRCFEDGDVTHVEGSVDPLRDADIIETELMLADMESLEKRLYNLQKRARGGDRESAAQVALIEPILAALQNGQPARAVIPKGQEEAVKRLQLLTSKPVLYVCNVEEGAAGEGNAHSAKVFERAKAEGAKAVVVSAAIEAEISQMDAADRGEFLEGLGLSDSGLDRVIAAGYGLLGLITYFTVGPKEARAWTIIKGMKAPQAAGVIHGDFERGFIAAETTGYDDYVALGGEQGAKEAGKTKVEGKEYVVKDGDIMLFRFNV; this comes from the coding sequence ATGGGTTTCAACTGCGGCATCGTCGGCCTGCCGAACGTCGGCAAGTCCACCCTGTTCAACGCGCTGACGCAGACCGCCGCCGCCCAGGCGGCGAACTACCCGTTCTGCACGATCGAGCCGAATGTCGGCCGCGTCGCCGTGCCGGACCCGCGCCTAGAGATGCTGACCAAGATCGGCAAAAGCCAGAAGACCGTGCCGACCAGCCTGGAATTCGTGGACATCGCCGGGCTGGTGCGCGGCGCCAGCAAGGGCGAGGGTCTGGGCAACCAGTTTCTGGCCAACATCCGCGAAACGGATGCCATCGTGCACGTGCTGCGCTGCTTCGAGGACGGCGACGTCACCCATGTGGAAGGCAGCGTCGACCCGCTGCGCGACGCCGACATCATCGAAACCGAGCTGATGCTGGCCGACATGGAGAGCCTGGAAAAGCGGCTCTACAACCTGCAGAAGCGCGCCCGCGGCGGCGACCGCGAATCCGCCGCCCAGGTGGCGCTGATCGAGCCGATCCTGGCCGCGCTGCAGAACGGCCAGCCCGCCCGCGCCGTGATCCCGAAAGGCCAGGAGGAAGCGGTCAAGCGCCTGCAGCTGCTGACCAGCAAGCCGGTGCTGTATGTCTGCAACGTCGAGGAAGGCGCCGCCGGCGAGGGCAACGCCCATTCCGCCAAGGTGTTCGAGCGCGCCAAGGCCGAGGGCGCCAAGGCCGTCGTGGTGTCCGCCGCCATCGAGGCGGAGATCAGCCAGATGGACGCCGCCGACCGCGGCGAGTTCCTGGAAGGCCTCGGCCTGTCCGACAGCGGGCTCGACCGCGTGATCGCCGCCGGATACGGCCTGCTCGGCCTGATCACCTACTTCACCGTGGGGCCCAAGGAGGCCCGCGCCTGGACCATCATCAAGGGCATGAAGGCGCCGCAGGCGGCCGGCGTGATCCATGGCGACTTCGAGCGCGGCTTCATCGCGGCGGAAACCACCGGCTACGACGACTACGTGGCGCTGGGCGGCGAGCAGGGTGCCAAGGAAGCCGGCAAGACCAAAGTGGAAGGCAAGGAATACGTGGTGAAGGACGGCGACATCATGCTGTTCCGCTTCAATGTCTGA
- a CDS encoding shikimate 5-dehydrogenase, with amino-acid sequence MPRPPVGRDTTLCMSLSGRPGNFGSRFHNHLYEAMGLDFLYKAFTTRDLSAAVGGVRALGIRGCAVSMPFKEACIPLLDGLAPSAAAIESVNTIVNDDGRLTGHNTDYAAIAPLLRRHGVAPGTPFVARGSGGMAKAVVSALRDEGFRHGTVVSRNEAAGRRLAEACGFRWQAEATGAPLLVNITPIGMQGGPEAEELSFPEALVAGAQAVFDVVLLPSETPLIRCARALGKTVITGMEVAVLQAVEQFRLYTGLSPSEAQIAAAAAYARS; translated from the coding sequence ATGCCCCGCCCGCCGGTCGGCCGCGACACCACGCTGTGCATGTCCCTGTCCGGCCGCCCCGGCAACTTCGGGTCGCGCTTCCACAACCACCTGTACGAGGCGATGGGGCTGGACTTTCTGTACAAGGCCTTCACCACGCGCGACCTTTCGGCGGCGGTGGGCGGCGTGCGGGCGCTGGGCATCCGCGGCTGCGCCGTGTCCATGCCGTTCAAGGAAGCCTGCATCCCGCTGCTGGACGGCCTTGCCCCCTCGGCGGCGGCGATCGAATCCGTCAACACCATCGTCAACGACGATGGCCGGCTGACCGGGCACAACACCGACTACGCGGCCATCGCGCCGCTGTTGCGCCGGCATGGCGTGGCGCCGGGCACGCCATTCGTCGCGCGCGGCTCCGGCGGCATGGCCAAGGCGGTGGTCTCGGCCCTGCGCGACGAGGGCTTTCGCCACGGCACCGTGGTGTCGCGCAACGAGGCGGCGGGGCGCCGGCTGGCGGAAGCCTGCGGCTTTCGCTGGCAAGCGGAGGCGACGGGCGCGCCGCTCCTGGTCAACATCACCCCCATCGGCATGCAGGGCGGCCCCGAGGCGGAGGAGCTGAGCTTCCCCGAGGCGCTGGTCGCCGGGGCGCAGGCGGTGTTCGACGTGGTGCTGCTGCCTTCGGAAACGCCTCTGATCCGCTGCGCCCGCGCGCTGGGCAAGACCGTGATCACCGGCATGGAGGTGGCGGTGCTGCAGGCGGTGGAGCAGTTCCGGCTCTACACCGGCCTGTCGCCCAGCGAGGCGCAGATCGCGGCGGCGGCGGCATACGCGCGCAGCTAG
- the pgeF gene encoding peptidoglycan editing factor PgeF, whose amino-acid sequence MTAEFLSDPALAGLPHGFFTRNGGVSEGRFASLNCSLSGRDDAAAVAENRARAMAALGLRADSLSGLFQVHGPAVAHVRSPIPLDARPQADAMVTDRPGITLGIVTADCAPVLFADAAAGVVGAAHAGWRGAVGGVLEATLDAMEELGATRGRVVAVVGPCIRQPSYEVAPDMRNAALAASAGAARFFAPGARPDRWMFDLAGYCAARLRDAGAAGVSVVAADTLAEEDRFFSYRRNTLQAGGGPIGHQLSAIALPAPALG is encoded by the coding sequence ATGACCGCTGAATTCCTGTCCGACCCGGCGCTGGCCGGGCTGCCGCACGGCTTCTTCACCCGCAACGGCGGCGTGTCCGAAGGCCGCTTCGCGTCGCTGAACTGCTCCCTGTCCGGCCGTGACGATGCCGCGGCGGTGGCCGAGAACCGCGCCCGCGCGATGGCCGCGCTGGGCCTGCGGGCGGACAGCCTCAGCGGCCTGTTCCAGGTGCACGGCCCGGCGGTGGCGCATGTCCGCAGCCCCATCCCGCTGGACGCCCGGCCCCAGGCCGACGCCATGGTCACCGACCGCCCCGGCATCACGCTCGGCATCGTCACCGCCGACTGCGCGCCCGTGCTGTTCGCCGACGCCGCGGCCGGCGTGGTCGGCGCCGCCCATGCCGGCTGGCGCGGCGCGGTGGGCGGCGTGCTGGAAGCGACGCTGGACGCCATGGAGGAGCTGGGCGCCACGCGCGGCCGCGTTGTCGCCGTGGTCGGCCCCTGCATCCGCCAGCCGTCCTACGAGGTCGCGCCCGACATGCGAAACGCGGCCCTGGCCGCCAGCGCCGGCGCCGCCCGCTTTTTCGCGCCCGGCGCGCGGCCCGACCGCTGGATGTTCGACCTCGCCGGCTATTGCGCCGCGCGGCTGCGCGACGCGGGCGCCGCCGGCGTTTCCGTGGTGGCCGCCGACACGCTGGCCGAGGAAGACCGCTTCTTCTCCTACCGCCGCAACACGCTGCAGGCCGGCGGCGGGCCGATCGGCCACCAACTTTCGGCCATCGCCCTCCCCGCGCCGGCCCTGGGCTGA
- a CDS encoding dienelactone hydrolase family protein translates to MQIELTASDGHRFSAWQDGPADATRGLVIVQEIFGVNSHMRHVCDSYARQGFAVVSPALFDRAERGVELGYKPEDVQRGLALRGQISDDAVMRDIEAAAAALPASAARGIIGYCWGGTIAWWGATRSGSFKAAIGYYGGGIAGTRGETPRCPVQLHFGEADTGIPQSDVEAIRAAQPGVEIHTYPGAQHGFSCEERGSYSPADSALAEQRSLAFLGKHLG, encoded by the coding sequence ATGCAGATCGAACTCACCGCCTCCGACGGCCACCGCTTTTCCGCCTGGCAGGACGGTCCGGCCGATGCCACCAGGGGGCTGGTCATCGTGCAGGAAATCTTCGGCGTGAACAGCCACATGCGCCACGTCTGCGACAGCTATGCCCGCCAGGGCTTCGCGGTGGTCAGCCCCGCGCTGTTCGACCGGGCGGAGCGCGGCGTCGAGCTCGGCTACAAGCCTGAGGACGTGCAGCGCGGCCTGGCGCTGCGCGGCCAGATCTCCGACGACGCGGTGATGCGCGACATCGAGGCCGCCGCCGCCGCCCTGCCCGCCAGCGCGGCGCGTGGCATCATCGGCTATTGCTGGGGCGGCACCATCGCATGGTGGGGCGCCACCCGCAGCGGCAGCTTCAAGGCGGCCATCGGCTACTACGGCGGCGGCATCGCCGGCACGCGCGGGGAAACGCCGCGCTGCCCCGTGCAACTGCATTTCGGCGAAGCCGACACTGGCATCCCGCAATCCGACGTGGAAGCCATCCGCGCGGCGCAGCCCGGGGTCGAGATCCACACCTATCCCGGCGCGCAGCACGGCTTCTCCTGCGAGGAACGCGGCTCCTACAGCCCGGCCGACTCGGCGCTGGCCGAGCAGCGCAGCCTGGCTTTTCTGGGCAAGCACCTCGGATGA
- a CDS encoding 50S ribosomal protein L25/general stress protein Ctc, translated as MVQTIRIEAEARELAGKGAARATRKQGMVPAVIYGAKEEAILIALDPRDVMKEMHKGGWQSHLYEVAVKGGSTTRTLMRDVQFHPLKDTPLHVDFQRLAPGQLIRVKVPVVFTGEDTNTGVKEGGVVNAVYRELEVMTDPDKVPDNFTIDLGDHPIGHSFHWSDVKDQAGAKPVLAGDFVMASIAPPKVVEEEVIVAPVVTAAPAKGKAAKGKK; from the coding sequence ATGGTCCAAACCATTCGGATCGAGGCCGAGGCGCGCGAGTTGGCCGGTAAGGGGGCGGCGCGCGCGACTCGGAAGCAGGGCATGGTCCCCGCGGTCATCTACGGTGCCAAGGAGGAGGCGATCCTGATCGCCCTCGACCCGCGCGACGTGATGAAGGAAATGCACAAGGGCGGCTGGCAGTCGCACCTGTACGAAGTGGCGGTCAAGGGCGGCAGCACCACCCGCACCCTGATGCGCGACGTGCAGTTCCACCCGCTGAAGGACACGCCCCTGCACGTGGACTTCCAGCGCCTGGCCCCCGGCCAGCTGATCCGCGTCAAGGTGCCCGTCGTGTTCACCGGCGAGGACACCAACACCGGCGTCAAGGAAGGCGGCGTGGTCAACGCCGTGTACCGCGAGCTGGAAGTGATGACCGACCCCGACAAGGTGCCGGACAACTTCACCATCGACCTGGGCGACCACCCGATCGGCCATTCCTTCCACTGGTCGGACGTCAAGGACCAGGCCGGCGCCAAGCCCGTGCTGGCCGGCGACTTCGTGATGGCCTCCATCGCGCCGCCCAAGGTGGTCGAGGAAGAGGTGATCGTCGCCCCCGTGGTGACCGCCGCCCCCGCCAAGGGCAAGGCCGCCAAGGGCAAGAAGTAA
- a CDS encoding exonuclease domain-containing protein, whose product MPPQAPRPDSRDIVVFDTETTGVGAGDRVVSLGAVRLCPALELRASLHLVFNPGRDSHWAAERVHGLSAGYLAVQPRFGEHLAEVRGFFDGAALAAHNLDFDTRMLDRELSLHGAPPLARLAGTRCTMREWRARSGGRSGGLDSAIAHLGLRRQGRVHGAFEDAVLAASVLRWLDGRPHGACGPLIPPGNERSARPEPAGADAAVLTLAGKRVVLTGELDSMGRDEAAAVLARCGARRQSVPNRLTDYVVVGAAPGPAKLRAVRALQQAAGGRPQVLAEATFLRLAESVGA is encoded by the coding sequence ATGCCGCCCCAAGCGCCCCGCCCCGACAGCCGCGACATCGTCGTGTTCGACACGGAAACCACCGGCGTCGGCGCCGGGGACCGCGTGGTGTCGCTCGGCGCCGTGCGGCTGTGCCCGGCGCTGGAGCTGCGGGCCAGCCTGCACCTGGTGTTCAACCCCGGCCGCGACAGCCACTGGGCGGCCGAGCGCGTGCACGGCCTGTCCGCTGGCTACCTCGCCGTGCAGCCCCGCTTCGGCGAGCATCTGGCGGAGGTGCGGGGCTTCTTTGACGGCGCCGCGCTGGCCGCGCACAACCTGGACTTCGACACCCGCATGCTGGACCGCGAGCTGTCGCTGCACGGCGCGCCGCCGCTGGCGCGGCTCGCCGGCACGCGCTGCACCATGCGGGAATGGCGCGCGCGGTCCGGCGGCCGGTCGGGCGGGCTGGACAGCGCCATCGCCCATCTGGGGCTGCGGCGGCAGGGGCGGGTGCACGGTGCCTTCGAGGATGCGGTGCTGGCCGCCAGCGTGCTGCGCTGGCTGGACGGCCGGCCGCACGGGGCCTGCGGCCCGCTGATCCCGCCCGGCAACGAGCGGTCCGCCCGGCCGGAGCCCGCCGGGGCCGACGCCGCCGTGCTGACCCTGGCCGGCAAGCGCGTGGTGCTGACCGGCGAGCTGGACAGCATGGGGCGCGACGAGGCCGCCGCCGTGCTGGCGCGCTGCGGCGCCCGGCGGCAATCGGTGCCCAACCGCCTGACGGACTACGTGGTGGTGGGCGCAGCACCCGGCCCCGCCAAGCTGCGCGCCGTGCGCGCGCTGCAGCAGGCGGCGGGCGGGCGGCCGCAGGTGCTGGCGGAAGCCACGTTCCTGCGGCTGGCCGAAAGCGTGGGGGCGTGA
- a CDS encoding ATP-binding protein: MQFHTPTLLIVSTLLAAVLGLMWLGLAWHGSRVRGVGYWGSANLLFAVGAALGGARDMLPDFLSIDLSNALMLVATGACWTAARRFDDRPARLGWALAGAALWLLLRRLPELTETVEARIVIASSTAGLYILLTGWEFSRRRADMMLFRGIVVASFLLHGTLVMIRALSPLGQQHWTVTSALPSGGWFGIAVVEAMLHVVLTSFALLAMIREREQQRAVAEIAASRDAADRANAAKSRFLARMSHELRTPLNGVLGLAQILAADRGLPAGTRDHGSMIERAGRHLLALVNDVLDLSQVEAGKLAFDEQPVPLARLLDSAAVLLNPEAARKRIHLEVALAPLCPQVVLGDELRLRQVLLNLLGNAVKFTPEGGAVRLELMPLAPHGVRVEVTDTGPGIPRDQRSLLFRDFSRMPKAGGGEPMREGNGLGLAISAGLVEGMGGQIGMAPGPGGRGSLFWAELPLREVVPPAAARPVPRSQASSQAPSQAAPPVAPRGRRILVVDDVALNRLVVQALLEPAAFDVVMAGSGQEAIDLLALDAFDLVLMDVQMPGMDGLEATRRIRAAEQARPGDHRIAIVALTGEDMVEQVQACFAAGMDAHLAKPVDRAGLLATVRRMLLAGEEAPASLSGAA; encoded by the coding sequence TTGCAGTTTCACACCCCCACGCTCCTGATCGTCAGCACCTTGCTCGCGGCAGTGCTCGGGCTGATGTGGCTGGGGCTCGCGTGGCACGGCTCGCGCGTGCGGGGCGTGGGCTACTGGGGGTCGGCGAACCTGCTGTTCGCGGTGGGCGCGGCGCTCGGCGGCGCGCGCGACATGCTGCCCGACTTTCTGTCCATCGACCTGTCCAACGCCCTGATGCTGGTCGCCACCGGCGCCTGCTGGACCGCCGCCCGCCGCTTCGACGACCGGCCCGCCCGGCTGGGCTGGGCGCTGGCCGGCGCCGCGCTGTGGCTGCTGCTGCGCCGCCTGCCGGAACTGACCGAGACGGTGGAGGCGCGCATCGTCATCGCCTCCTCCACGGCCGGCCTCTACATCCTGCTCACCGGCTGGGAATTCAGCCGCCGCCGCGCCGACATGATGCTGTTTCGCGGCATCGTGGTCGCCTCCTTCCTGTTGCACGGCACGCTGGTGATGATCCGCGCGCTGTCGCCGCTGGGCCAGCAGCACTGGACGGTCACCTCCGCCCTGCCGTCCGGCGGCTGGTTCGGCATCGCGGTGGTGGAGGCGATGCTGCACGTGGTGCTCACCTCCTTCGCCCTGCTGGCGATGATCCGCGAGCGCGAGCAGCAGCGGGCGGTCGCCGAGATCGCCGCCTCGCGCGATGCCGCCGACCGCGCCAATGCCGCCAAGTCGCGCTTTCTGGCGCGCATGAGCCACGAGCTGCGCACCCCGCTGAACGGCGTGCTGGGCCTGGCGCAGATCCTCGCCGCCGACCGCGGCCTGCCGGCCGGAACCCGCGACCATGGCAGCATGATCGAGCGCGCGGGGCGCCACCTGCTGGCGCTGGTCAACGACGTGCTGGACCTGTCGCAGGTGGAGGCCGGCAAGCTGGCCTTCGACGAGCAGCCGGTGCCGCTGGCCCGGCTGCTGGACAGCGCCGCAGTGCTGCTGAACCCGGAGGCGGCGCGCAAGCGCATCCACCTGGAGGTGGCGCTGGCGCCGCTCTGCCCGCAGGTGGTGCTGGGCGACGAGCTGCGGCTGCGCCAGGTGCTGCTGAACCTGCTGGGCAACGCCGTGAAGTTCACCCCCGAAGGCGGCGCCGTGCGGCTGGAGCTGATGCCGCTGGCCCCCCACGGCGTGCGCGTCGAGGTGACGGACACCGGGCCGGGCATCCCGCGCGACCAGCGCAGCCTGCTGTTCCGCGATTTCAGCCGCATGCCCAAGGCCGGCGGCGGCGAGCCGATGCGCGAAGGCAACGGGCTCGGCCTCGCCATCTCGGCCGGGCTGGTGGAAGGCATGGGCGGGCAGATCGGCATGGCGCCCGGCCCCGGCGGGCGCGGCAGCCTGTTCTGGGCGGAGCTGCCGCTGCGCGAGGTGGTGCCGCCGGCAGCGGCCCGCCCGGTGCCACGATCACAGGCATCATCACAGGCACCATCCCAGGCGGCGCCCCCGGTGGCGCCGCGCGGCCGCCGCATCCTGGTGGTGGACGACGTGGCGCTGAACCGGCTGGTGGTGCAGGCGCTGCTGGAACCCGCCGCCTTTGACGTGGTGATGGCGGGCAGCGGCCAGGAGGCGATCGACCTGCTGGCGCTCGACGCCTTCGACCTGGTGCTGATGGACGTGCAGATGCCGGGGATGGACGGGCTGGAAGCCACGCGCCGCATCCGCGCCGCCGAGCAGGCCCGGCCCGGCGACCACCGCATCGCCATCGTGGCGCTGACCGGCGAGGACATGGTGGAGCAGGTGCAGGCCTGCTTCGCCGCCGGCATGGACGCGCACCTGGCCAAGCCGGTGGACCGCGCGGGGCTGCTGGCCACGGTGCGGCGGATGCTGCTGGCCGGCGAGGAAGCGCCCGCGTCCCTGAGCGGTGCCGCCTGA
- a CDS encoding glutathione S-transferase family protein translates to MKLFYSPGACSVGIHIVLEEIGKPFSLELVSLKEQAQNTPQFRALNPKGKIPLLQRDDGSLLGQYTAIAFWLAASNPEAGLWPTGLEAQTRALEFVDYITGTVHPQGFTRQFRAGMFTPSEADQPKVVEQGKALAAKCFEVIDSQWRGDTWVMPEGYGLADSAMFFVSFWAIKRVGMPVPARITAHYQAMLGRPAVQRALAASGMAA, encoded by the coding sequence ATGAAGCTGTTCTATTCGCCCGGCGCCTGCTCCGTGGGCATCCACATCGTGCTGGAGGAGATCGGCAAGCCGTTCTCGCTGGAGCTGGTGTCGCTCAAGGAGCAGGCGCAGAACACGCCGCAGTTCCGGGCGCTGAACCCCAAGGGCAAGATCCCGCTGCTCCAGCGCGACGATGGCAGCCTCCTCGGGCAATACACCGCCATCGCCTTCTGGCTGGCGGCCAGCAACCCCGAGGCCGGGCTGTGGCCCACCGGGCTGGAAGCGCAGACCCGCGCGCTGGAATTCGTCGACTACATCACCGGCACGGTGCACCCGCAGGGCTTCACCCGGCAGTTCCGCGCCGGCATGTTCACCCCCAGCGAGGCCGACCAGCCCAAGGTGGTGGAGCAGGGCAAGGCCCTGGCCGCCAAGTGCTTCGAGGTGATCGACAGCCAGTGGCGCGGCGACACCTGGGTGATGCCGGAAGGCTACGGGCTGGCCGATTCCGCGATGTTCTTCGTGTCCTTCTGGGCGATCAAGCGGGTCGGCATGCCGGTGCCCGCGCGCATCACGGCGCATTACCAGGCCATGCTGGGCCGCCCCGCCGTGCAGCGCGCGCTCGCCGCTTCCGGCATGGCGGCATGA
- a CDS encoding ribose-phosphate pyrophosphokinase — translation MKIIACNSNRPLAEAVAAALNLPLTQASVRRFADMEIFVEINENVRGEDVFVIQSTSYPANDNLMELLIMLDALRRSSAKRITAVIPYFGYARQDRKSGSRTPISAKLVANLIVEAGADRVLTLDLHAGQIQGFFDIPVDNLFAAPLFARDILERYKGRDLMVVSPDVGGVVRARAIAARLHTDLAIVDKRRPRAGVSEVMNVIGEVDGRDCIIVDDIIDSGGTHCNAAEALIKMGAKSVSVYVTHGVFSGGAVARVGAAPIEAMVVTDSIQATEAVRVSSNIRQLTIAPLLAEAMRRISEESSVSTLFN, via the coding sequence ATGAAGATCATCGCCTGCAACAGCAACCGCCCGCTCGCCGAGGCGGTCGCCGCGGCCCTCAACCTGCCGCTGACGCAGGCCTCCGTGCGCCGCTTCGCCGACATGGAGATTTTCGTTGAGATCAACGAGAACGTCCGCGGCGAGGACGTGTTCGTCATCCAGTCGACGAGCTACCCGGCCAACGACAACCTGATGGAGCTGCTGATCATGCTGGACGCGCTGCGGCGCTCCAGCGCCAAGCGCATCACGGCGGTCATCCCCTACTTCGGCTACGCGCGGCAGGACCGGAAGTCCGGCTCCCGCACGCCGATCAGCGCCAAGCTGGTGGCCAACCTGATCGTGGAAGCCGGCGCCGACCGCGTGCTGACGCTGGACCTGCACGCCGGCCAGATCCAGGGCTTCTTCGACATCCCCGTCGACAACCTGTTCGCGGCACCGCTTTTCGCGCGCGACATCCTGGAGCGCTACAAGGGGCGCGACCTGATGGTCGTCAGCCCGGATGTCGGCGGCGTGGTGCGCGCCCGCGCCATCGCGGCGCGGCTGCACACCGACCTCGCCATCGTCGACAAGCGCCGCCCGCGCGCCGGCGTGTCCGAGGTGATGAACGTGATCGGCGAGGTGGACGGCCGCGACTGCATCATCGTGGACGACATCATCGACAGCGGCGGCACGCATTGCAACGCGGCCGAGGCGCTGATCAAGATGGGCGCCAAGTCGGTCAGCGTCTACGTGACGCACGGCGTGTTCTCCGGCGGCGCGGTGGCCCGCGTCGGCGCCGCGCCGATCGAGGCCATGGTGGTGACCGACAGCATCCAGGCGACGGAAGCGGTGCGCGTGTCGTCCAACATCCGCCAGCTCACCATCGCGCCGCTGCTGGCCGAGGCGATGCGCCGCATTTCCGAGGAAAGCTCGGTCTCCACCCTGTTCAACTGA
- a CDS encoding DUF4169 family protein, giving the protein MAEIVNLNRHRKQAARAQQERQAEANRAKFGRDLPTRLRDAEAEARRRALLDGARLDRDPPPGGG; this is encoded by the coding sequence ATGGCCGAGATCGTCAACCTGAACCGTCACCGCAAGCAGGCCGCCCGCGCGCAGCAGGAGCGGCAGGCGGAGGCGAACCGCGCCAAGTTCGGCCGCGACCTTCCCACCCGGCTGCGCGACGCCGAGGCGGAAGCCCGCCGCCGCGCGCTGCTGGACGGCGCCCGGCTGGACCGGGACCCGCCGCCCGGCGGGGGCTGA
- a CDS encoding histidine phosphatase family protein: protein MSLSLPRATPFWFLRHGETDWNARGLSQGNVDIPLNAVGHAQAERAAVALAAARGTPRAIASIVCSPLGRARDTAAVAASLLGLPVEIEDDLREVSFGVQEGQEMGGWFDDWVEGRFTPEGAESFAQLRERTVAVLDRCLARPGPVLVVAHGALWRAFRQAAGLPANVRTPNALPLWVTPPAPGETAWQFEPAALPDL from the coding sequence ATGAGCCTGTCCCTGCCCCGCGCCACGCCCTTCTGGTTTCTGCGCCACGGCGAAACCGACTGGAACGCCCGCGGCCTCAGCCAGGGCAACGTGGACATCCCGCTGAACGCCGTGGGCCACGCGCAGGCCGAGCGCGCGGCGGTGGCCCTGGCCGCGGCCAGGGGCACGCCGCGCGCCATCGCCAGCATCGTCTGCTCGCCCCTCGGCCGCGCGCGGGACACCGCCGCGGTGGCGGCGTCCCTGCTGGGCCTTCCGGTGGAGATCGAGGACGACCTGCGGGAAGTCTCCTTCGGCGTGCAGGAAGGCCAGGAGATGGGCGGCTGGTTCGACGACTGGGTGGAAGGCCGCTTCACGCCGGAAGGCGCGGAAAGCTTCGCCCAGCTGCGCGAACGCACCGTCGCGGTGCTGGACCGCTGCCTGGCCCGCCCGGGTCCGGTGCTGGTGGTGGCGCATGGCGCGCTGTGGCGGGCCTTCCGCCAGGCGGCGGGGCTGCCGGCCAATGTGCGCACCCCCAACGCCCTGCCGCTCTGGGTGACGCCGCCGGCGCCGGGCGAGACGGCCTGGCAGTTCGAGCCCGCCGCCCTGCCGGATCTCTAG